Proteins found in one Primulina eburnea isolate SZY01 chromosome 16, ASM2296580v1, whole genome shotgun sequence genomic segment:
- the LOC140816460 gene encoding probable carbohydrate esterase At4g34215 isoform X2 codes for MFSLILSLLLSYSSLATSKKLSHENTSSSKNIFILAGQSNMSGRGGVINGTWDRFVPPQCYPNPSILRLDAGLEWEEAKEPLHYDIDVTKVCGIGPGMAFANSLLERDSSIGTIGMVPSAVGGTNITEWGRGTELYNQMMRRAEAAARGGGKVWGILWYQGESDSLSKEDAMLYRTRLEKFFTDVRSDLQLPSLPIIQVAIASGLGQYIDMIRKAQLENELPNVTTVDAKGLKLEPDGLHLSTAAQVQLGEMLADAVLRIMGSPPAHSNSPEKSHNFFFRWLR; via the exons ATGTTTTCCCTTATTTTATCGTTACTTTTATCTTACTCTAGTTTGGCAACATCCAAAAAGCTCTCACATGAAAACACTTCATCGTCtaagaatattttcatattaGCCGGACAGAGCAACATGTCTGGTAGAGGAGGTGTGATCAATGGCACCTGGGACCGATTCGTGCCCCCTCAATGCTATCCCAATCCATCGATTCTGAGGCTCGATGCAGGGTTGGAATGGGAAGAAGCTAAAGAGCCACTTCATTATGATATAGATGTTACCAAGGTTTGTGGGATAGGGCCTGGAATGGCATTTGCTAACTCACTCCTGGAGAGGGATTCAAGCATCGGGACAATAGGTATGGTCCCTAGTGCAGTTGGGGGCACGAATATAACTGAGTGGGGTCGTGGAACCGAACTTTACAACCAAATGATGAGACGGGCTGAGGCGGCAGCGCGCGGAGGAGGAAAGGTTTGGGGGATTCTATGGTACCAAGGTGAGAGTGATTCTTTGAGTAAAGAAGATGCTATGCTGTATAGGACGAGGTTGGAAAAGTTTTTTACGGATGTGCGGTCTGATTTGCAGTTACCTAGTCTGCCAATAATCCAG GTAGCAATTGCATCAGGACTGGGACAATACATAGATATGATAAGAAAAGCTCAGTTAGAGAACGAACTGCCAAACGTAACAACTGTGGATGCCAAGGGATTGAAGCTGGAACCTGATGGGCTGCATCTAAGTACCGCCGCTCAAGTTCAGCTCGGAGAAATGCTAGCCGATGCAGTTTTACGGATCATGGGATCTCCTCCGGCCCACAGCAATTCCCCTGAGAAATCTCATAATTTCTTTTTCAGATGGCTTAGGTAA
- the LOC140816460 gene encoding probable carbohydrate esterase At4g34215 isoform X3, with translation MKIPRKHPPTSFLATGQSNMSGRGGVINGTWDRFVPPQCYPNPSILRLDAGLEWEEAKEPLHYDIDVTKVCGIGPGMAFANSLLERDSSIGTIGMVPSAVGGTNITEWGRGTELYNQMMRRAEAAARGGGKVWGILWYQGESDSLSKEDAMLYRTRLEKFFTDVRSDLQLPSLPIIQVAIASGLGQYIDMIRKAQLENELPNVTTVDAKGLKLEPDGLHLSTAAQVQLGEMLADAVLRIMGSPPAHSNSPEKSHNFFFRWLR, from the exons ATGAAGATACCTAGGAAACATCCTCCAACCTCATTTTTGGCAA CCGGACAGAGCAACATGTCTGGTAGAGGAGGTGTGATCAATGGCACCTGGGACCGATTCGTGCCCCCTCAATGCTATCCCAATCCATCGATTCTGAGGCTCGATGCAGGGTTGGAATGGGAAGAAGCTAAAGAGCCACTTCATTATGATATAGATGTTACCAAGGTTTGTGGGATAGGGCCTGGAATGGCATTTGCTAACTCACTCCTGGAGAGGGATTCAAGCATCGGGACAATAGGTATGGTCCCTAGTGCAGTTGGGGGCACGAATATAACTGAGTGGGGTCGTGGAACCGAACTTTACAACCAAATGATGAGACGGGCTGAGGCGGCAGCGCGCGGAGGAGGAAAGGTTTGGGGGATTCTATGGTACCAAGGTGAGAGTGATTCTTTGAGTAAAGAAGATGCTATGCTGTATAGGACGAGGTTGGAAAAGTTTTTTACGGATGTGCGGTCTGATTTGCAGTTACCTAGTCTGCCAATAATCCAG GTAGCAATTGCATCAGGACTGGGACAATACATAGATATGATAAGAAAAGCTCAGTTAGAGAACGAACTGCCAAACGTAACAACTGTGGATGCCAAGGGATTGAAGCTGGAACCTGATGGGCTGCATCTAAGTACCGCCGCTCAAGTTCAGCTCGGAGAAATGCTAGCCGATGCAGTTTTACGGATCATGGGATCTCCTCCGGCCCACAGCAATTCCCCTGAGAAATCTCATAATTTCTTTTTCAGATGGCTTAGGTAA
- the LOC140816460 gene encoding protein MRG1-like isoform X6: MHTDGWIHLVHYQGWNKKWDEWLGIDRLLKLTDENVQRQKELKQKLALEKNVKLGGLNVLRDDRVAPLEKVVNIRIPLPLKKQLLDDNECITQLDQLVKLPRSPSVHELLKKYHDFKMKDCKTVDTVAEIVKGLCHYFDKALPTVLLYENERQQHKEVIVDNISPSSVYGAEHLLRLFVKLPEMLTDLHMEMETLTKLCQISQDLLRFLQMNQTSFFLSNYQTSEGLAPTVKDEDT; encoded by the exons ATGCATACAGATGGGTGGATACACTTAGTTCATTATCAA gGTTGGAATAAAAA GTGGGATGAATGGTTGGGCATTGATCGCCTGTTGAAACTTACAGATGAAAATGTTCAAAGGCAAAAGGAGCTTAAACAGAAGCTTGCTTTAGAGAAGAATGTGAAGCTTGGGGGCCTAAACGTTCTACGG GATGATAGAGTTGCCCCTTTGGAAAAGGTTGTGAACATCCGAATTCCGCTTCCACTAAAGAAACAACTGTTAGATGATAATGAATGCATAACACAGCTCGACCAG CTTGTTAAACTTCCGCGGTCTCCTAGTGTACATGAGTTATTGAAAAAGTATCATGATTTCAAGATGAAGGACTGCAA GACAGTTGATACAGTTGCAGAGATTGTCAAGGGGCTGTGTCACTACTTTGACAAAGCTTTGCCGACAGTGCTTCTCTATGAAAACGAACGCCAGCAACACAAAGAAGTGATCGTGGATAATATCTCTCCTTCGAGTGTGTATGGAGCCGAACATTTATTGCGACTCTTTG TTAAATTACCAGAGATGCTCACTGACCTTCATATGGAAATGGAGACGCTGACTAAACTATGTCAAATATCACAGGACTTACTCAG GTTTCTCCAGATGAACCAAACCTCGTTTTTCCTGTCGAATTACCAGACCTCCGAGGGCTTAGCCCCGACTGTTAAGGATGAAGATACCTAG
- the LOC140816460 gene encoding protein MRG1-like isoform X4 has product MRKISYLFLWAALDTLAKYRIKPSPAPPFEMFFPLIHSEFSWLKLKSSCSAFFVKSLLNWNLDCNVTTGVRGKKWKHESIDEDDRVAPLEKVVNIRIPLPLKKQLLDDNECITQLDQLVKLPRSPSVHELLKKYHDFKMKDCKTVDTVAEIVKGLCHYFDKALPTVLLYENERQQHKEVIVDNISPSSVYGAEHLLRLFVKLPEMLTDLHMEMETLTKLCQISQDLLRFLQMNQTSFFLSNYQTSEGLAPTVKDEDT; this is encoded by the exons ATGCGAAAGATTTCCTACCTGTTTCTATGGGCAGCTCTAGACACTCTTGCCAAATACAGAATCAAGCCAAGCCCGGCCCCACCTTTCGAGATGTTTTTTCCCCTGATTCACAGTGAATTTTCATGGTTAAAATTGAAGTCCTCGTGTTCTGCATTTTTCGTGAAATCACTTCTGAACTGGAATCTGGATTGCAATGTCACCACAGGGGTGAGAGGCAAGAAATGGAAGCATGAATCCATTGATGAG GATGATAGAGTTGCCCCTTTGGAAAAGGTTGTGAACATCCGAATTCCGCTTCCACTAAAGAAACAACTGTTAGATGATAATGAATGCATAACACAGCTCGACCAG CTTGTTAAACTTCCGCGGTCTCCTAGTGTACATGAGTTATTGAAAAAGTATCATGATTTCAAGATGAAGGACTGCAA GACAGTTGATACAGTTGCAGAGATTGTCAAGGGGCTGTGTCACTACTTTGACAAAGCTTTGCCGACAGTGCTTCTCTATGAAAACGAACGCCAGCAACACAAAGAAGTGATCGTGGATAATATCTCTCCTTCGAGTGTGTATGGAGCCGAACATTTATTGCGACTCTTTG TTAAATTACCAGAGATGCTCACTGACCTTCATATGGAAATGGAGACGCTGACTAAACTATGTCAAATATCACAGGACTTACTCAG GTTTCTCCAGATGAACCAAACCTCGTTTTTCCTGTCGAATTACCAGACCTCCGAGGGCTTAGCCCCGACTGTTAAGGATGAAGATACCTAG
- the LOC140816460 gene encoding protein MRG1-like isoform X7: MTSSDPDTGTVPAAAVIGGKKNPSKAVTTDSSPFLVGEKVLGFYGSCLYDAKIEKVEMHTDGWIHLVHYQGWNKKWDEWLGIDRLLKLTDENVQRQKELKQKLALEKNVKLGGLNVLRVRVFTSRFHNY, encoded by the exons atgacgtCGAGTGATCCCGATACAGGCACTGTTCCCGCCGCCGCCGTCATAGGAGGCAAGAAGAATCCCAGTAAGGCCGTAACCACTGATTCAAGCCCTTTTCTTGTTGGGGAAAAAGTCCTTGGTTTTTATGGCTCCTGCCTATACGACGCCAAG ATCGAAAAGGTTGAGATGCATACAGATGGGTGGATACACTTAGTTCATTATCAA gGTTGGAATAAAAA GTGGGATGAATGGTTGGGCATTGATCGCCTGTTGAAACTTACAGATGAAAATGTTCAAAGGCAAAAGGAGCTTAAACAGAAGCTTGCTTTAGAGAAGAATGTGAAGCTTGGGGGCCTAAACGTTCTACGGGTTAGAGTTTTTACATCTCGGTTTCATAATTATTGA
- the LOC140816460 gene encoding probable carbohydrate esterase At4g34215 isoform X5 translates to MSGRGGVINGTWDRFVPPQCYPNPSILRLDAGLEWEEAKEPLHYDIDVTKVCGIGPGMAFANSLLERDSSIGTIGMVPSAVGGTNITEWGRGTELYNQMMRRAEAAARGGGKVWGILWYQGESDSLSKEDAMLYRTRLEKFFTDVRSDLQLPSLPIIQVAIASGLGQYIDMIRKAQLENELPNVTTVDAKGLKLEPDGLHLSTAAQVQLGEMLADAVLRIMGSPPAHSNSPEKSHNFFFRWLR, encoded by the exons ATGTCTGGTAGAGGAGGTGTGATCAATGGCACCTGGGACCGATTCGTGCCCCCTCAATGCTATCCCAATCCATCGATTCTGAGGCTCGATGCAGGGTTGGAATGGGAAGAAGCTAAAGAGCCACTTCATTATGATATAGATGTTACCAAGGTTTGTGGGATAGGGCCTGGAATGGCATTTGCTAACTCACTCCTGGAGAGGGATTCAAGCATCGGGACAATAGGTATGGTCCCTAGTGCAGTTGGGGGCACGAATATAACTGAGTGGGGTCGTGGAACCGAACTTTACAACCAAATGATGAGACGGGCTGAGGCGGCAGCGCGCGGAGGAGGAAAGGTTTGGGGGATTCTATGGTACCAAGGTGAGAGTGATTCTTTGAGTAAAGAAGATGCTATGCTGTATAGGACGAGGTTGGAAAAGTTTTTTACGGATGTGCGGTCTGATTTGCAGTTACCTAGTCTGCCAATAATCCAG GTAGCAATTGCATCAGGACTGGGACAATACATAGATATGATAAGAAAAGCTCAGTTAGAGAACGAACTGCCAAACGTAACAACTGTGGATGCCAAGGGATTGAAGCTGGAACCTGATGGGCTGCATCTAAGTACCGCCGCTCAAGTTCAGCTCGGAGAAATGCTAGCCGATGCAGTTTTACGGATCATGGGATCTCCTCCGGCCCACAGCAATTCCCCTGAGAAATCTCATAATTTCTTTTTCAGATGGCTTAGGTAA
- the LOC140816460 gene encoding protein MRG1-like isoform X8, translating to MTSSDPDTGTVPAAAVIGGKKNPSKAVTTDSSPFLVGEKVLGFYGSCLYDAKIEKVEMHTDGWIHLVHYQGWNKKWDEWLGIDRLLKLTDENVQRQKELKQKLALEKNVKLGGLNVLRG from the exons atgacgtCGAGTGATCCCGATACAGGCACTGTTCCCGCCGCCGCCGTCATAGGAGGCAAGAAGAATCCCAGTAAGGCCGTAACCACTGATTCAAGCCCTTTTCTTGTTGGGGAAAAAGTCCTTGGTTTTTATGGCTCCTGCCTATACGACGCCAAG ATCGAAAAGGTTGAGATGCATACAGATGGGTGGATACACTTAGTTCATTATCAA gGTTGGAATAAAAA GTGGGATGAATGGTTGGGCATTGATCGCCTGTTGAAACTTACAGATGAAAATGTTCAAAGGCAAAAGGAGCTTAAACAGAAGCTTGCTTTAGAGAAGAATGTGAAGCTTGGGGGCCTAAACGTTCTACGG GGGTGA
- the LOC140816460 gene encoding protein MRG1-like isoform X1: protein MTSSDPDTGTVPAAAVIGGKKNPSKAVTTDSSPFLVGEKVLGFYGSCLYDAKIEKVEMHTDGWIHLVHYQGWNKKWDEWLGIDRLLKLTDENVQRQKELKQKLALEKNVKLGGLNVLRDDRVAPLEKVVNIRIPLPLKKQLLDDNECITQLDQLVKLPRSPSVHELLKKYHDFKMKDCKTVDTVAEIVKGLCHYFDKALPTVLLYENERQQHKEVIVDNISPSSVYGAEHLLRLFVKLPEMLTDLHMEMETLTKLCQISQDLLRFLQMNQTSFFLSNYQTSEGLAPTVKDEDT from the exons atgacgtCGAGTGATCCCGATACAGGCACTGTTCCCGCCGCCGCCGTCATAGGAGGCAAGAAGAATCCCAGTAAGGCCGTAACCACTGATTCAAGCCCTTTTCTTGTTGGGGAAAAAGTCCTTGGTTTTTATGGCTCCTGCCTATACGACGCCAAG ATCGAAAAGGTTGAGATGCATACAGATGGGTGGATACACTTAGTTCATTATCAA gGTTGGAATAAAAA GTGGGATGAATGGTTGGGCATTGATCGCCTGTTGAAACTTACAGATGAAAATGTTCAAAGGCAAAAGGAGCTTAAACAGAAGCTTGCTTTAGAGAAGAATGTGAAGCTTGGGGGCCTAAACGTTCTACGG GATGATAGAGTTGCCCCTTTGGAAAAGGTTGTGAACATCCGAATTCCGCTTCCACTAAAGAAACAACTGTTAGATGATAATGAATGCATAACACAGCTCGACCAG CTTGTTAAACTTCCGCGGTCTCCTAGTGTACATGAGTTATTGAAAAAGTATCATGATTTCAAGATGAAGGACTGCAA GACAGTTGATACAGTTGCAGAGATTGTCAAGGGGCTGTGTCACTACTTTGACAAAGCTTTGCCGACAGTGCTTCTCTATGAAAACGAACGCCAGCAACACAAAGAAGTGATCGTGGATAATATCTCTCCTTCGAGTGTGTATGGAGCCGAACATTTATTGCGACTCTTTG TTAAATTACCAGAGATGCTCACTGACCTTCATATGGAAATGGAGACGCTGACTAAACTATGTCAAATATCACAGGACTTACTCAG GTTTCTCCAGATGAACCAAACCTCGTTTTTCCTGTCGAATTACCAGACCTCCGAGGGCTTAGCCCCGACTGTTAAGGATGAAGATACCTAG
- the LOC140817411 gene encoding MFP1 attachment factor 1-like yields the protein MSDKIEAQNPILQIQDHPPTQDPELPQAPPPSAATMTEIGTQSVTTTTPATKYNNASFSIWPPTERTRDAVRNRLIETLTTPSILSKRYGSIPRDEAVDVAKRIEEEAFETVGAEATADNDGIEILQVYSKEISKRMLETVKARSGESEVPATQPTNEAPVRVEEEDAGSTAPPQSEKTESVVDDD from the coding sequence ATGTCGGACAAAATCGAAGCCCAGAATCCAATTCTCCAAATCCAAGATCATCCGCCGACTCAAGATCCAGAGTTACCCCAAGCTCCTCCACCCTCCGCCGCCACAATGACCGAAATTGGAACTCAATCCGTCACCACCACAACCCCTGCCACGAAGTACAATAATGCTTCCTTCAGCATTTGGCCACCCACTGAGCGCACTCGCGACGCCGTGAGGAACCGCCTGATCGAGACCCTAACGACCCCCTCCATCCTTTCCAAGCGCTACGGCTCCATTCCACGCGATGAGGCGGTTGACGTGGCAAAGCGCATCGAGGAGGAGGCGTTCGAGACTGTCGGGGCAGAAGCGACCGCCGACAACGACGGCATCGAAATACTTCAGGTTTATTCTAAGGAGATCAGTAAGAGAATGCTGGAAACTGTTAAGGCCAGATCTGGTGAATCGGAGGTTCCGGCGACGCAGCCGACGAATGAGGCGCCGGTTAGGGTGGAAGAGGAGGATGCTGGCTCCACGGCTCCGCCTCAGAGTGAAAAAACCGAGTCTGTCGTTGATGATGACTGA